The following are encoded in a window of Brevibacillus sp. DP1.3A genomic DNA:
- a CDS encoding M55 family metallopeptidase translates to MKLFLSVDMEGISGIVDTSYINPDSGVNYQRGRQFMTDDANAVIEAALESGVTEIVVADSHNTMNNILWEKLHPKARLLAGSPRDSSMMQGLDESFDAAMFIGYHTRQGIPGVLSHTMSGVVHNMYINGQVVGEFGFNAAIAGMHNVPVVMVSGDNLIAVEAQELIPGIQTAIVKEAVSRTAAICLSREEATAELKRKTANALRNRNNIQPFRTAVPVELAMEFSHAGQAEMAAIVPGTRYETATNTIYYNAANPQDMYKTMRAMLNLASGAEFF, encoded by the coding sequence ATGAAATTATTTCTTTCGGTAGACATGGAAGGTATTTCAGGTATTGTGGATACGAGCTATATTAACCCAGATTCGGGGGTTAACTATCAGCGTGGCCGCCAGTTTATGACGGACGATGCCAATGCGGTTATTGAAGCTGCACTTGAGTCTGGCGTAACGGAAATTGTTGTAGCAGACAGTCACAACACGATGAACAACATTCTCTGGGAAAAGCTCCATCCAAAAGCGAGACTGTTGGCAGGTTCTCCACGCGATTCATCCATGATGCAAGGACTCGATGAGAGCTTTGATGCAGCGATGTTTATCGGCTATCATACCCGCCAAGGGATTCCTGGCGTGCTCAGTCATACGATGTCCGGTGTTGTCCACAATATGTATATCAACGGACAGGTCGTCGGTGAGTTCGGCTTTAACGCCGCGATTGCGGGCATGCACAACGTTCCTGTTGTCATGGTGTCTGGTGATAATCTCATCGCCGTCGAAGCACAGGAACTGATTCCAGGCATTCAAACAGCGATCGTGAAAGAAGCTGTATCCCGCACAGCTGCTATCTGTCTCTCGCGTGAAGAAGCGACTGCTGAACTGAAGCGCAAGACGGCCAATGCCTTGCGCAACCGGAACAACATCCAGCCATTCCGTACAGCTGTACCTGTAGAACTGGCGATGGAATTCTCGCATGCAGGACAAGCCGAGATGGCCGCAATTGTCCCGGGCACGCGCTATGAAACAGCAACAAACACGATTTATTACAATGCAGCCAATCCGCAAGATATGTACAAAACGATGCGCGCCATGCTGAACCTGGCGTCGGGTGCTGAATTTTTTTAA
- a CDS encoding DUF4179 domain-containing protein has product MSIEKIVKQSITKQIDETRIPDVVDQRVRQSFHRYHEKKEPVTMMKKRLVMMGLVAAIVLPTGVYAALNGTSYFADKPKDLNSLVDEGVKRAAAEGLSIPIDQKITDQGITIHFTEVYAEESKVLLHYRIEQQNGELVPFEFDTTGLDVVGEQNGNPVYQDKGVEGTSVLNFIGTSKEDHLPFYLTDESGKEVEVGIADHDKPEGVLAFLASGFKLPQPLTLNVDVNRIGKTAGNWKGQIIVDQSKAEEATKAAK; this is encoded by the coding sequence ATGTCTATCGAAAAAATCGTAAAACAGTCGATCACCAAACAAATTGACGAGACTAGGATCCCTGATGTAGTAGACCAGCGAGTCAGGCAGTCCTTTCATCGCTATCACGAAAAAAAGGAGCCTGTAACGATGATGAAAAAAAGATTAGTTATGATGGGATTGGTTGCTGCTATTGTACTGCCGACTGGCGTATATGCGGCTTTAAATGGAACTTCATATTTTGCAGACAAACCAAAAGACTTGAACAGTTTGGTGGATGAAGGGGTTAAGCGAGCAGCGGCAGAAGGGTTGTCCATACCGATCGATCAAAAAATAACCGATCAAGGAATTACCATTCATTTTACGGAAGTGTATGCGGAAGAATCCAAAGTTCTGCTGCACTATCGTATCGAACAACAAAACGGCGAACTGGTGCCTTTCGAGTTCGATACGACAGGATTAGATGTGGTAGGCGAACAAAATGGCAATCCCGTGTACCAGGATAAAGGCGTGGAAGGTACGAGTGTCCTAAACTTTATCGGGACCAGCAAAGAGGATCATTTGCCTTTCTACTTAACTGACGAGTCTGGTAAGGAAGTAGAGGTGGGAATAGCGGATCACGATAAGCCAGAGGGCGTTCTTGCCTTCCTCGCGAGTGGATTCAAGCTACCGCAGCCACTCACCTTGAATGTCGATGTGAACCGGATCGGCAAAACAGCGGGCAACTGGAAGGGACAAATCATTGTGGACCAGAGTAAAGCAGAAGAAGCAACAAAGGCTGCGAAATAG
- a CDS encoding glycosyltransferase family 4 protein: MNTHNVLIICYIFPPIGGGGVPRPLKMAKYLGEFGWNVHVLTVDPAYHATLDPSLLAQLPSDVTIHRAKEWQLLPNRGGQAASASANTTSIPSQPSFKAKVKKQVVNVLKKVKPFLLIPDDQILWMPNALKLGREIMRREKIDVIFSTSGPVTNHLVAKKLSREFGCKWVADFRDPWTQNMHTSGIEWRERMEERMEEAVMSQADAITTVTATFAYNFREKHQDRIKRMELIYNGFDQADFQGLAASHAAPNKFHAVYAGILYQKRNPRLLLQAIRELIDEKAIDRNDLLLSFAGVFDYPGYSENRDCVEALGLGDIVRVLGNLPHKEALGLMKGANALLLIGDVSADAGAYIPGKLYEYMGIGNPILALNKRGEATEIIEDFRLGQVADPEQKDEIKQAYLKLYQEWKAQGQTGSEERGADFAERVKPYERREQAKQLAQLMDELVK, encoded by the coding sequence ATGAATACGCACAACGTGTTGATCATATGCTACATATTTCCTCCTATTGGTGGAGGCGGCGTGCCAAGACCGTTGAAAATGGCCAAATATTTGGGGGAGTTTGGCTGGAATGTCCATGTGCTGACAGTAGATCCTGCTTATCATGCGACGCTCGATCCATCCCTTTTGGCACAGCTGCCGAGTGATGTCACCATTCACCGTGCGAAGGAGTGGCAGTTGTTGCCGAATCGAGGGGGGCAAGCCGCATCAGCTAGTGCCAATACAACGTCCATACCATCGCAGCCTTCGTTCAAGGCGAAGGTAAAAAAACAGGTCGTCAATGTGCTGAAAAAAGTAAAGCCATTCTTGTTGATTCCAGACGACCAAATCCTATGGATGCCGAATGCGCTCAAGCTGGGGCGGGAGATTATGCGCCGTGAAAAGATCGACGTGATTTTTTCCACATCGGGACCAGTAACGAACCATTTGGTTGCGAAAAAGCTTTCCCGTGAGTTTGGCTGCAAATGGGTAGCGGATTTCCGTGATCCGTGGACGCAAAATATGCACACCTCTGGCATCGAATGGCGAGAGCGCATGGAAGAGCGAATGGAGGAGGCGGTGATGTCCCAAGCGGATGCGATCACGACCGTTACCGCGACCTTCGCCTATAATTTTCGAGAGAAGCACCAGGACCGCATCAAGCGGATGGAGCTGATCTACAATGGGTTTGATCAGGCTGATTTTCAAGGTTTGGCTGCCAGCCATGCTGCTCCGAACAAATTTCATGCGGTGTACGCCGGTATTTTGTATCAAAAGCGCAACCCACGCCTTCTCCTGCAAGCCATCCGGGAACTCATCGATGAAAAAGCAATAGACCGAAATGATCTCTTGCTCAGCTTTGCCGGGGTGTTCGATTATCCGGGGTATTCCGAAAATCGCGACTGTGTAGAAGCATTGGGGCTGGGTGACATCGTTCGGGTACTGGGGAACCTGCCGCATAAAGAAGCGCTCGGACTGATGAAAGGTGCGAATGCCCTCTTGCTGATCGGGGATGTGTCCGCTGACGCCGGAGCGTATATTCCGGGCAAGCTCTACGAATACATGGGGATCGGCAACCCGATTCTTGCTCTGAACAAAAGAGGCGAAGCGACAGAGATTATTGAAGATTTCCGTCTCGGACAAGTAGCCGATCCAGAGCAAAAAGACGAGATCAAGCAAGCGTACTTGAAGTTGTATCAGGAGTGGAAAGCCCAAGGACAAACGGGTAGCGAGGAACGTGGAGCGGATTTTGCAGAGCGTGTGAAACCGTACGAACGCCGTGAACAGGCGAAGCAATTGGCGCAATTGATGGATGAATTGGTAAAATAA
- a CDS encoding glycosyltransferase, whose amino-acid sequence MSKLRVLHVIGGGEFGGAEQHILNLVTTFPVDEVDVAVVCFYDSLFASKLRESGIQVITLNQFGRFDLRLLQALRNAFSTFQPAIIHTHGIKANFFSRLAARGMKVPLLTTVHSSLRYDYTSSLAYAIVSIMEMSTRHWNRHYIAISGAIADILRGQGVRSADISVIYNGMDMKPYRQNHLRANDRNRLRAEWNIPEDAFLFGTAARFVPVKGLPILLDAFHTLMTDKKEAPYLVLIGDGSERAGLEAKVKELGLESRVRFAGFRQDIPACLHALDGFVHSSLYEGLGYTIIEAMASEVPVVASSVGGVKEFVFDGETGLIVEPGNPALLAQAMERLWTSPQLRETMVQNALNKVESTFTIQLMTEQIVALYRTLLK is encoded by the coding sequence ATGAGCAAATTACGAGTCCTCCACGTGATTGGCGGGGGGGAATTTGGCGGTGCTGAACAACATATTCTCAATTTGGTCACTACTTTTCCTGTCGACGAAGTAGATGTCGCAGTCGTATGCTTCTATGATTCTCTATTCGCGAGTAAATTGCGGGAATCAGGCATCCAAGTCATTACACTGAATCAGTTCGGACGTTTTGACTTACGATTGCTTCAGGCTCTGCGGAATGCCTTTTCCACATTCCAACCAGCGATCATCCATACGCATGGGATTAAAGCCAATTTCTTTTCCCGACTGGCTGCTCGCGGTATGAAGGTGCCTTTGCTGACCACTGTTCACAGCTCCCTCCGTTATGATTATACAAGCTCCTTGGCCTATGCCATTGTCAGCATAATGGAAATGAGCACGAGACATTGGAACCGTCATTATATCGCGATCAGTGGTGCGATTGCCGATATTTTACGGGGGCAGGGTGTTCGTTCGGCTGACATTAGCGTGATTTATAACGGAATGGACATGAAGCCTTATCGGCAAAACCATTTACGAGCGAATGACCGCAATCGACTGCGTGCGGAATGGAACATACCAGAGGACGCCTTTTTGTTCGGGACAGCAGCTCGCTTTGTTCCCGTAAAAGGTCTCCCGATTCTGCTCGATGCTTTTCATACGCTTATGACGGACAAGAAAGAGGCCCCTTATCTCGTGTTGATTGGAGACGGCTCTGAACGTGCTGGTCTCGAAGCCAAGGTAAAAGAATTGGGGCTGGAATCGCGTGTTCGCTTCGCTGGATTTCGGCAAGATATTCCTGCTTGCTTGCATGCCTTAGATGGTTTTGTCCACTCTTCTCTGTACGAAGGGCTAGGTTATACGATCATTGAGGCGATGGCTTCGGAGGTTCCTGTCGTAGCAAGCAGTGTCGGCGGTGTGAAAGAGTTTGTTTTCGATGGCGAGACGGGGTTGATCGTAGAACCGGGAAATCCCGCTTTGTTGGCGCAAGCAATGGAACGGCTATGGACTTCACCACAGTTGCGTGAGACCATGGTGCAAAACGCGCTGAACAAAGTAGAATCCACTTTTACCATTCAACTCATGACCGAACAAATTGTTGCTCTATATCGTACGTTACTGAAGTAA
- a CDS encoding cold-shock protein: MERGRVKWFNSEKGFGFIERDGGDDVFVHFSAIQGEGYKSLDEGQEVEFDVENGQRGPQATNVRRL; this comes from the coding sequence ATGGAACGTGGAAGAGTAAAGTGGTTCAACAGTGAAAAAGGTTTCGGTTTTATCGAGCGTGATGGTGGAGATGACGTTTTCGTTCACTTCTCCGCTATTCAGGGCGAAGGATACAAATCCTTGGACGAAGGGCAAGAGGTGGAGTTTGACGTAGAAAACGGTCAACGCGGTCCTCAGGCGACGAACGTTCGGAGACTATAA